One region of Fragaria vesca subsp. vesca linkage group LG4, FraVesHawaii_1.0, whole genome shotgun sequence genomic DNA includes:
- the LOC101296561 gene encoding transcription repressor MYB4-like encodes MRKPCCDKQDTNKGAWSKQEDQKLIDYIRKHGEGCWRTLPQAAGLLRCGKSCRLRWINYLRPDLKRGKFAEDEEDLIIKLHALLGNRWSLIAGRLPGRTDNEVKNYWNSHLRRKLITMGIDPNNHRPTSTLFPRPHNHHHQNPPQTLKSPAGSAINNFNHEPVVFESKTPRGDDQNCEQVSDGRSCLEDDSSCGGHHLPDLNLDLTVHLRVSNDDHQYLSKELNHLHLRISDPHEMSVGTKTDIFASSTTLPLFR; translated from the exons ATGAGGAAACCCTGCTGCGACAAGCAAGACACGAACAAAGGAGCTTGGTCGAAGCAAGAAGATCAGAAGCTCATCGATTACATTCGCAAACATGGCGAGGGTTGTTGGCGTACCCTTCCTCAAGCCGCAG GCCTTCTTCGATGCGGTAAAAGTTGCAGACTTCGGTGGATAAACTATCTACGGCCGGACCTTAAAAGGGGCAAGTTTGCTGAAGATGAAGAAGATCTCATCATTAAGCTTCATGCACTCCTAGGCAATCG GTGGTCGCTGATTGCCGGAAGATTGCCGGGACGTACAGACAATGAAGTGAAGAACTATTGGAACTCTCATTTGAGACGAAAGCTTATAACCATGGGTATAGATCCAAACAATCATCGACCCACCAGCACTCTCTTCCCTCGGCCTCATAATCATCATCATCAAAACCCACCACAGACACTAAAATCTCCAGCTGGTTCTGCTATCAATAATTTTAACCATGAGCCAGTAGTGTTCGAGTCCAAAACTCCGCGTGGTGATGATCAAAATTGCGAGCAGGTCTCGGATGGCAGAAGTTGCTTAGAGGATGATTCTTCTTGTGGTGGTCATCACCTGCCTGATTTAAACCTTGATCTCACTGTCCATCTCAGGGTTTCTAATGATGATCACCAATATCTCAGTAAGGAGCTCAATCATCTTCATCTCAGAATTAGTGACCCTCATGAAATGTCGGTTGGGACAAAGACTGATATATTTGCCTCATCTACCACGCTTCCTCTCTTCAGATAA